The Candidatus Koribacter versatilis Ellin345 genome has a segment encoding these proteins:
- a CDS encoding CD225/dispanin family protein codes for MYCPKCGTNNPDVVSSCQKCGYAFFAPTPPQSVPQPQAFTPPPARPNVPNYLVPSILVTILCCLPFGIVALIFASQVNGKLAAGNIQGAIEDSRKAKIWVIVSLATGIIPMILIFAAILIPNVLRSRNVANEASAVGSVRTINTAEYTYAHTYPHVGYTCTIQELGSGLEAGSNVCAVPNGRSQRSACLIDNTLSGGVKSGYLFTLENCAGDSAMTHYEVIARPIQQGAGGRTFCSDQTGIIRYTTTSRTLEGCLTNGTPLR; via the coding sequence GTGTACTGTCCAAAATGCGGCACGAATAATCCGGATGTGGTGAGCAGTTGCCAGAAGTGTGGCTATGCTTTCTTCGCGCCGACACCTCCGCAGAGCGTGCCGCAACCACAAGCGTTTACGCCTCCTCCGGCACGGCCGAATGTTCCGAACTACCTCGTGCCGTCGATCCTAGTAACGATTCTCTGCTGTCTGCCATTTGGCATCGTGGCGCTGATCTTTGCTTCGCAGGTAAATGGGAAGCTCGCGGCGGGCAACATCCAGGGAGCAATTGAAGATTCGCGGAAGGCGAAGATATGGGTCATCGTTTCGCTGGCGACGGGAATTATTCCGATGATTCTGATTTTCGCGGCGATCTTGATTCCCAACGTACTGCGATCAAGAAATGTTGCGAACGAGGCATCCGCGGTAGGCAGCGTACGAACGATCAACACTGCCGAATACACCTACGCGCACACTTATCCGCACGTTGGATATACGTGCACGATCCAGGAATTGGGCTCGGGGCTGGAAGCCGGATCGAATGTTTGCGCAGTTCCGAACGGACGCAGCCAACGCAGCGCGTGCCTGATCGACAACACGCTATCGGGCGGAGTGAAGTCAGGGTATCTGTTCACGCTCGAGAACTGCGCCGGAGACAGCGCGATGACGCATTACGAGGTAATCGCTCGACCGATACAGCAAGGTGCGGGTGGGCGTACATTCTGCAGCGACCAAACTGGGATTATTCGATACACCACCACATCTCGAACACTGGAAGGGTGCCTTACTAACGGCACACCGCTGCGATAA
- a CDS encoding DUF4190 domain-containing protein, producing MHCNGCGCILHEGEQFCPGCGRSVNAPAAPPQQAAPILPPMYVVGAHPSGKATASLVCGIFFFLFPLPIIAVVLGHMALSEIKRSAGHLIGEGRAIAGLVLGYFGLVSFLPIILIVAAIAIPNLLRSRIAANEASAIMSVRSVNSAQLTYMAAYPNVGYACELYQLGGSSQKATSVGAGMIDNLLSSGTKSGYSFRIVGCGEDGTPADKYAIYATPLQEGTTGQRTFCSDQDGVIKFVTRGSGEACTEYGTPIQ from the coding sequence ATGCACTGCAACGGATGCGGCTGTATTCTCCACGAGGGCGAACAGTTTTGTCCCGGCTGCGGGAGATCGGTAAACGCACCGGCGGCTCCTCCGCAACAGGCGGCTCCCATACTGCCGCCGATGTATGTTGTGGGCGCCCACCCTAGCGGCAAAGCTACCGCCAGCTTAGTCTGCGGCATTTTCTTCTTCCTATTCCCATTGCCGATTATCGCCGTCGTGCTCGGGCACATGGCGCTCTCGGAGATCAAGCGTAGCGCCGGTCACTTAATCGGCGAAGGACGAGCAATTGCAGGGCTCGTGCTGGGGTACTTCGGCCTGGTGAGCTTCCTTCCGATCATCCTGATCGTGGCGGCAATTGCGATTCCTAACCTTCTGAGATCGCGAATCGCGGCGAATGAAGCAAGCGCGATTATGTCTGTGCGATCCGTCAACTCGGCCCAACTCACCTATATGGCTGCGTATCCCAACGTGGGTTATGCGTGCGAGCTATACCAGCTGGGCGGGAGTTCTCAGAAGGCGACGTCCGTGGGCGCGGGGATGATCGACAACCTGCTCTCTTCCGGAACGAAGAGCGGCTACAGTTTTCGTATCGTCGGTTGCGGTGAGGACGGAACCCCGGCTGACAAATACGCGATCTACGCCACGCCATTGCAGGAAGGCACCACAGGGCAACGAACGTTCTGTAGCGACCAGGATGGGGTGATCAAGTTCGTGACACGTGGCAGCGGCGAAGCATGTACGGAGTATGGAACGCCCATTCAGTGA